From Streptomyces sp. GSL17-111, one genomic window encodes:
- a CDS encoding YebC/PmpR family DNA-binding transcriptional regulator, with the protein MSGHSKWATTKHKKAVIDAKRGKLFAKLIKNIEVAARMGGADPDGNPTLYDAIQKAKKQSVPNKNIDSAVKRGAGLEAGGADYETIMYEGYGPNGVAVLIECLTDNRNRAASDVRVAMTRNGGSMADPGSVAYLFHRKGVVIVPKAELTEDDVLGAVLDAGVEEVNDLGESFEVLSEATDLVAVRTALQEAGIDYDSADANFVPTMQVELDEEGAKKIFKLIDALEDSDDVQNVFANFDVPDEVMAKVDA; encoded by the coding sequence GTGTCCGGCCACAGTAAGTGGGCAACCACCAAGCACAAGAAGGCCGTGATCGATGCCAAGCGCGGCAAGCTCTTCGCCAAGCTGATCAAGAACATCGAGGTCGCGGCCCGGATGGGCGGCGCCGACCCGGACGGCAACCCCACGCTCTACGACGCCATCCAGAAGGCGAAGAAGCAGTCGGTCCCCAACAAGAACATCGACAGCGCGGTCAAGCGCGGCGCGGGTCTTGAGGCCGGTGGCGCCGACTACGAGACGATCATGTACGAGGGCTACGGACCCAACGGCGTCGCCGTGCTGATCGAGTGCCTGACGGACAACCGCAACCGCGCCGCCTCCGACGTCCGCGTCGCGATGACCCGCAACGGCGGCTCGATGGCCGACCCGGGCTCCGTCGCCTACCTCTTCCACCGCAAGGGCGTCGTGATCGTCCCCAAGGCCGAGCTGACCGAGGACGACGTGCTCGGCGCGGTGCTCGACGCCGGCGTCGAGGAGGTCAACGACCTCGGCGAGTCCTTCGAGGTGCTCAGCGAGGCGACCGACCTCGTCGCCGTCCGCACCGCCCTCCAAGAGGCCGGCATCGACTACGACTCGGCCGACGCCAACTTCGTCCCCACCATGCAGGTGGAGCTGGACGAGGAGGGCGCGAAGAAGATCTTCAAGCTCATCGACGCCCTGGAGGACAGCGACGACGTCCAGAACGTCTTCGCCAACTTCGACGTCCCGGACGAGGTCATGGCCAAGGTCGACGCCTGA
- the thrS gene encoding threonine--tRNA ligase, translated as MSDVRVTVQRDSEREERVVTTGTTAAALFEGQRSVVAVRVGGQLKDLAHVPADGDVVEPVELSSPDGLDILRHSTAHVMAQAVQELFPEAKLGIGPPIKDGFYYDFDVEHPFQPEDLKRVEKKMQEIIKRGQRFSRRVTTDEDARAELAGEPYKLELIGLKGAAAEAAEGASAEVGAGELTIYDNLDAKTGELCWKDLCRGPHLPTTRLVPAFKLMRSAAAYWRGSEKNKQLQRIYGTAWPSKDELKAYLEFLAEAEKRDHRKLGAELDLFSVPEELGSGLAVFHPKGGIVRRVMEDYSRKRHEESDYEFVNTPHISKEGLFETSGHLPNYAESMFPPVEFEGQNYRLKAMNCPMHNLIFKARGRSYRELPLRLFEFGTVYRYEKSGVVHGLTRARGFTQDDSHIYCTTEQMPGELDGLLTFVLDLLRDYGLGDFELELSTRDDSEKFIGEPEEWEEATAALRAAADKQGLALVMDPGGAAYYGPKISVQARDALGRSWQMSTIQVDFQQPKRFELEYTAADGSRQRPVMIHRALFGSIERFFAVLLEHYAGAFPAWLAPVQAVGIPIGDGHVPYLEEFAAQAKKRGLRMEVDSSSDRMQKKIRNAQKAKIPFMVIAGDEDVANGAVSFRYRDGSQKNGIPQDEALAEIALAVAERAQV; from the coding sequence GTGTCCGATGTCCGCGTGACCGTCCAACGCGATTCCGAGCGGGAAGAGCGCGTGGTGACCACGGGCACGACGGCCGCCGCACTCTTCGAGGGGCAGCGCTCCGTCGTCGCCGTGCGCGTCGGCGGACAGCTGAAGGACCTCGCCCACGTGCCGGCGGACGGCGACGTCGTCGAGCCCGTGGAGCTCTCCAGCCCCGACGGCCTGGACATCCTGCGGCACTCCACCGCGCACGTCATGGCGCAGGCCGTTCAGGAGCTCTTCCCGGAGGCCAAGCTCGGCATCGGCCCGCCCATCAAGGACGGCTTCTACTACGACTTCGACGTCGAGCACCCCTTCCAGCCCGAGGACCTCAAGCGCGTCGAGAAGAAGATGCAGGAGATCATCAAGCGCGGTCAGCGCTTCTCCCGGCGCGTCACCACCGACGAGGACGCCCGTGCGGAGCTGGCCGGGGAGCCCTACAAACTTGAGCTGATCGGGCTCAAGGGCGCGGCCGCCGAGGCCGCCGAGGGGGCCTCCGCCGAGGTCGGCGCCGGTGAGCTCACCATCTACGACAACCTGGACGCCAAGACGGGCGAGCTGTGCTGGAAGGACCTCTGCCGGGGCCCGCACCTGCCCACCACCCGCCTCGTCCCGGCCTTCAAGCTCATGCGCTCGGCCGCCGCGTACTGGCGGGGGAGTGAGAAGAACAAGCAGCTCCAGCGCATCTACGGCACCGCCTGGCCGTCCAAGGACGAGCTGAAGGCGTACCTGGAGTTCCTCGCGGAGGCCGAGAAGCGCGACCACCGCAAGCTCGGCGCCGAGCTGGACCTCTTCTCGGTGCCGGAGGAGCTGGGCTCCGGGCTCGCGGTCTTCCACCCCAAGGGCGGCATCGTGCGCCGCGTCATGGAGGACTACTCGCGCAAGCGGCACGAGGAGTCGGACTACGAGTTCGTCAACACGCCGCACATCAGCAAGGAGGGCCTCTTCGAGACCTCCGGGCACCTGCCCAACTACGCCGAGTCGATGTTCCCGCCCGTGGAGTTCGAGGGGCAGAACTACCGCCTCAAGGCGATGAACTGCCCCATGCACAACCTGATCTTCAAGGCGCGCGGGCGGTCCTACCGGGAGCTGCCGCTCCGGCTGTTCGAGTTCGGCACCGTGTACCGCTACGAGAAGTCCGGCGTCGTGCACGGCCTGACCCGGGCGCGCGGCTTCACCCAGGACGACTCGCACATCTACTGCACCACCGAGCAGATGCCGGGCGAGCTGGACGGCCTCCTCACCTTCGTCCTGGACCTGCTCCGCGACTACGGCCTCGGCGACTTCGAGCTGGAGCTGTCCACCCGCGACGACTCCGAGAAGTTCATCGGCGAGCCCGAGGAGTGGGAGGAGGCCACCGCCGCCCTGCGCGCGGCGGCCGACAAGCAGGGCCTCGCCCTCGTCATGGACCCGGGCGGCGCCGCGTACTACGGGCCGAAGATCTCCGTCCAGGCCCGGGACGCCCTCGGCCGCAGCTGGCAGATGTCCACGATCCAGGTGGACTTCCAGCAGCCCAAGCGCTTCGAGCTGGAGTACACGGCGGCGGACGGCTCCCGGCAGCGGCCGGTGATGATCCACCGCGCGCTGTTCGGTTCCATCGAACGGTTCTTCGCGGTGCTGCTGGAGCACTACGCCGGGGCGTTCCCCGCCTGGCTCGCCCCCGTGCAGGCCGTCGGCATCCCGATCGGCGACGGCCACGTGCCCTACCTGGAGGAGTTCGCCGCCCAGGCGAAGAAGCGCGGGCTGCGGATGGAGGTCGACTCCTCCTCGGACCGGATGCAGAAGAAGATCCGCAACGCCCAGAAGGCCAAGATCCCCTTCATGGTCATCGCCGGTGACGAGGACGTCGCGAACGGTGCCGTGAGCTTCCGCTACCGGGACGGCTCGCAGAAGAACGGCATCCCGCAGGACGAGGCCCTCGCGGAGATCGCCCTCGCCGTCGCCGAACGCGCGCAGGTCTGA
- the pgsA gene encoding phosphatidylinositol phosphate synthase, whose product MLNKYARAFFTRVLTPFAALLLRWGVSPDTVTLVGTGGVVAGALVFFPLGEFFWGVVTITLFVFSDLVDGNMARQLGRSSRWGAFLDSTLDRVADAAVFGGLALWFAGKGDSVLLCALAIFCLASGQVVSYTKARGESIGLPVNVNGLVERAERLVITLVLTGLAGLAGFGVPHIDVLLPAALWIVAVGSLVTLVQRVVTVRREAAEADAADAAAPANGTDRGRGNPA is encoded by the coding sequence ATGCTGAACAAGTACGCGCGTGCGTTCTTCACGCGTGTCCTCACCCCGTTCGCCGCGCTCCTGCTGCGCTGGGGGGTGAGTCCGGACACCGTCACCCTCGTCGGCACGGGCGGCGTCGTGGCCGGTGCGCTGGTCTTCTTCCCGCTCGGGGAGTTCTTCTGGGGCGTCGTCACCATCACGTTGTTCGTCTTCTCCGACCTCGTCGACGGCAACATGGCCCGGCAGCTCGGCCGCAGCAGCCGCTGGGGGGCCTTCCTGGACTCCACCCTCGACCGGGTGGCCGACGCCGCCGTCTTCGGCGGCCTGGCGCTGTGGTTCGCCGGGAAGGGGGACAGCGTCCTGCTGTGCGCGCTGGCGATCTTCTGCCTCGCCAGCGGCCAGGTCGTCTCCTACACCAAGGCACGCGGCGAGAGCATCGGCCTTCCGGTGAACGTCAACGGTCTCGTCGAGCGGGCCGAACGCCTCGTCATCACCCTCGTCCTCACCGGCCTCGCGGGGCTGGCCGGGTTCGGGGTGCCGCACATCGACGTCCTGCTGCCCGCCGCCCTGTGGATCGTCGCCGTGGGCAGCCTCGTCACGCTGGTGCAGCGCGTGGTGACCGTGCGCCGCGAGGCCGCGGAGGCCGACGCCGCCGACGCCGCGGCCCCGGCGAACGGCACCGACCGGGGGAGGGGGAACCCCGCATGA
- a CDS encoding elongation factor G-like protein EF-G2: MGDKAHTPPGSAGRATAPEHPGALRNVVLVGPSGAGKTTLVEALALATGAVQRAGRVEDGAALSDHDAIEQRRHRSVQLSLVPLEWDGVRINLLDTPGYADFVGELRAGLRAADAALFVVSAADGVDVPTRAIWAECAAVGMPRAIVVTHLDASRSDFGDMTRQCREAFGGDDPDAVLPLYLPVHGTPGADGHAPVTGLIGLLSQRVYAYGDGRRDERGPTDAERPRIEEARGQLIEGIIAESEDETLMDRYLGGEEVDLGTLVRDLEKAVARGVFHPVLAAAPAPPGARHGLGTLELLELVTGGFPTPAEHPPPEVTGPDGAARPPLSCDPDGPLAAEVVKTSSDPYVGKISLVRVFSGTLRPDTTVHVSGHGLADRGHEDHDVEERVGALTSPFGKQQRPLSHAVAGDLACVAKLSRAETGDTLSGRRDPLLMRPWELPDPLLPVAVRAHGRADEDKLSQGLARLVAEDPTMRLEHNAATRQVVLWCLGEAHRDVALERLRTRYGVRVDTEPHRVALRETFAAPATGRGRHVKQSGGHGQFAICELRVEPLPAGSGLEFADEVVGGAVPRQFVPSVEKGVRSQAARGVVTGNPLVDVRVTLLDGKAHSVDSSDAAFQTAGALALREAAAAASVLLLEPFAELTIEVPDDHVGAVLSDLAGRRGRVLGTEQSAGTMTRVRAEVPELELSRYAVDLRSLSHGGGRFTRAHVRHEPMPPPVATRFREGAANAA; encoded by the coding sequence ATGGGCGACAAGGCGCACACACCCCCGGGGTCCGCCGGCAGGGCGACGGCTCCCGAGCACCCCGGTGCCCTGCGCAACGTGGTGCTCGTCGGGCCGAGCGGAGCCGGGAAGACGACCCTGGTCGAGGCGCTGGCCCTGGCCACGGGTGCCGTGCAGCGCGCCGGCCGGGTGGAGGACGGCGCCGCCCTGTCCGACCACGACGCGATCGAGCAGCGCCGGCACCGCTCGGTGCAGCTCTCCCTGGTGCCCCTGGAGTGGGACGGCGTCCGGATCAACCTGCTCGACACGCCCGGATACGCCGACTTCGTCGGGGAGCTGCGGGCCGGGCTGCGGGCGGCGGACGCGGCGCTCTTCGTGGTGTCGGCCGCCGACGGGGTGGACGTCCCCACGCGGGCGATCTGGGCGGAGTGCGCGGCGGTGGGGATGCCCCGGGCCATCGTCGTCACCCATCTGGACGCGTCCCGGTCCGACTTCGGTGACATGACGCGGCAGTGCCGGGAGGCGTTCGGCGGCGACGACCCCGACGCCGTCCTGCCGCTGTACCTGCCGGTGCACGGCACGCCCGGGGCGGACGGGCACGCCCCGGTGACCGGGCTGATCGGGCTGCTGTCGCAACGGGTGTACGCGTACGGTGACGGTCGGCGCGACGAGCGGGGGCCGACGGACGCGGAGCGCCCCCGGATCGAGGAGGCACGCGGCCAGCTGATCGAGGGCATCATCGCCGAGAGCGAGGACGAGACCCTCATGGACCGCTACCTCGGCGGCGAGGAGGTGGACCTCGGGACGCTCGTGCGCGATCTGGAGAAGGCCGTGGCGCGCGGCGTCTTCCACCCGGTCCTGGCCGCCGCTCCCGCACCGCCCGGCGCCCGGCACGGGCTCGGCACACTGGAACTGCTGGAGCTGGTCACCGGGGGCTTCCCCACCCCCGCCGAGCACCCACCGCCGGAGGTGACCGGCCCGGACGGGGCCGCGCGCCCGCCGCTGTCCTGCGACCCGGACGGTCCGCTGGCCGCCGAGGTCGTGAAGACCTCCTCCGACCCGTACGTCGGGAAGATCTCCCTGGTGCGCGTCTTCTCCGGCACGCTGCGGCCGGACACGACGGTGCACGTCTCCGGGCACGGCCTCGCCGACCGGGGCCACGAGGACCACGACGTCGAGGAACGGGTGGGCGCCCTGACGTCCCCCTTCGGCAAGCAGCAGCGGCCGCTGAGCCACGCCGTCGCCGGGGACCTGGCCTGCGTGGCGAAGCTGTCCCGGGCCGAGACCGGGGACACGCTCTCCGGCCGCCGGGACCCGCTCCTCATGCGGCCGTGGGAGCTGCCCGACCCGCTGCTGCCCGTCGCCGTCCGGGCCCACGGCAGGGCGGACGAGGACAAGCTGTCCCAGGGGCTCGCCCGGCTCGTCGCGGAGGACCCGACGATGCGGCTGGAGCACAACGCCGCCACGCGCCAGGTGGTGCTGTGGTGCCTGGGCGAGGCGCACCGGGACGTGGCGCTGGAGCGGCTGCGCACCCGCTACGGGGTGCGGGTGGACACCGAGCCGCACCGCGTCGCGCTGCGGGAGACCTTCGCGGCGCCGGCGACGGGGCGCGGGCGGCACGTCAAGCAGTCGGGCGGGCACGGACAGTTCGCGATCTGCGAGCTCCGCGTCGAGCCGCTGCCGGCCGGCTCGGGCCTGGAGTTCGCCGACGAGGTGGTGGGGGGCGCGGTGCCGCGCCAGTTCGTCCCGTCGGTGGAGAAGGGCGTCCGGAGCCAGGCGGCGCGCGGGGTGGTGACCGGGAACCCGCTGGTGGACGTGCGGGTCACGTTGCTGGACGGCAAGGCGCACTCGGTCGACTCCTCCGACGCCGCGTTCCAGACGGCCGGGGCCCTCGCGCTGCGGGAGGCCGCCGCGGCGGCCTCCGTCCTCCTGCTGGAGCCCTTCGCGGAGCTGACGATCGAGGTGCCGGACGACCATGTGGGCGCCGTGCTGAGCGACCTGGCGGGACGGCGCGGCCGGGTCCTCGGCACCGAGCAGAGCGCCGGCACCATGACGCGCGTCCGGGCGGAGGTGCCCGAACTGGAGCTCAGCCGCTACGCCGTCGACCTGCGGTCCCTCTCGCACGGCGGCGGGCGGTTCACCCGCGCCCATGTCCGCCACGAGCCGATGCCGCCGCCGGTGGCGACCCGGTTCCGGGAAGGCGCGGCGAACGCGGCCTGA
- a CDS encoding HIT family protein translates to MLARMSSEPEQQIGVGAPDAFQRLWTPHRMAYIQGENKPSGPGPADGCPFCHIPEKSDEDGLVLARGEHVYAVLNLYPYTGGHCMSVPYRHVADYTDLTAAETLELAEFTKRAMTALRVASGAQGFNIGLNQGAVAGAGIAAHLHQHVVPRWGGDTNFMPVVGHTRVLPQLLADTRNMIAEAWPTS, encoded by the coding sequence ATGCTGGCCCGCATGAGCAGCGAGCCGGAACAGCAGATCGGGGTCGGGGCGCCGGACGCGTTCCAGCGTCTGTGGACGCCGCACCGCATGGCGTACATCCAGGGCGAGAACAAGCCGTCCGGGCCGGGACCCGCCGACGGCTGCCCGTTCTGCCACATTCCGGAGAAGAGCGACGAGGACGGACTCGTCCTCGCCCGTGGCGAGCACGTCTACGCGGTGCTCAACCTCTACCCGTACACCGGCGGCCACTGCATGTCCGTCCCCTACCGGCACGTCGCGGACTACACGGACCTGACGGCCGCCGAGACCCTGGAGCTCGCGGAGTTCACCAAGCGGGCGATGACCGCGCTGCGTGTGGCGTCCGGGGCCCAGGGGTTCAACATCGGCCTGAACCAGGGCGCCGTGGCCGGGGCGGGGATCGCCGCCCACCTGCACCAGCACGTCGTCCCGCGCTGGGGCGGCGACACGAACTTCATGCCCGTCGTGGGGCACACGAGGGTGCTGCCGCAACTGCTCGCCGACACGCGGAACATGATCGCCGAGGCGTGGCCGACCTCTTGA
- a CDS encoding SsgA family sporulation/cell division regulator — protein sequence MNTTVSCELHLRLVVSSESSLPVPAGLRYDTADPYAVHATFHTGAEETVEWVFARDLLAEGLHRPTGTGDVRVWPSRSHGQGVVCIALSSPEGEALLEAPARALESFLKRTDAAVPPGTEHRHFDLDTELSQILAES from the coding sequence ATGAACACCACGGTCAGCTGCGAGCTGCACCTGCGCCTCGTTGTATCGAGCGAGTCCTCCCTGCCTGTTCCCGCGGGCCTGCGGTATGACACGGCCGACCCCTACGCCGTGCATGCGACCTTCCACACCGGCGCCGAGGAGACCGTCGAGTGGGTTTTCGCCCGCGATCTCCTCGCCGAGGGCCTGCACCGGCCCACCGGTACGGGAGACGTCCGTGTCTGGCCCTCCCGAAGCCACGGGCAGGGCGTCGTCTGCATCGCCCTCAGTTCCCCGGAGGGCGAAGCCCTGCTGGAAGCGCCCGCGCGGGCGCTGGAGTCGTTCCTGAAGCGGACCGACGCCGCCGTCCCTCCCGGCACCGAACACCGTCACTTCGACCTCGACACGGAGCTCTCCCAGATCCTCGCGGAGAGCTGA
- a CDS encoding glycosyltransferase family 4 protein, giving the protein MRIGIVCPYSWDVPGGVQFHIRDLAEHLIRLGHEVSVLAPADDETPLPPYVVSAGRAVPVPYNGSVARLNFGLLSAARVRRWLADGDFEVLHIHEPAAPSLALLACWAARGPIVGTFHTSNPRSRAMIAAYPILQPALEKISARIAVSEYARRTLVEHLGGDAVVIPNGVDVGFFADAEPKPEWQGDTIGFIGRIDEPRKGLPVLMRALPAVLAARPQARLLVAGRGDEKEAVASLPVAMRERVEFLGMVSDEDKARLLRSVDVYVAPNTGGESFGIILVEAMSAGAPVLASDLDAFVQVLDGGRAGEVFANEDADALAAAAVRLLADPLRRKHLTERAGRHVRRFDWSTVGSDILAVYETVTEGAGAVAADDRSRTFRLRG; this is encoded by the coding sequence GTGAGGATCGGCATCGTCTGCCCGTACTCCTGGGACGTCCCCGGCGGCGTGCAGTTCCACATCCGCGACCTGGCCGAGCACCTGATCCGTCTCGGACACGAGGTGTCGGTGCTCGCGCCCGCCGACGACGAGACCCCGCTGCCGCCCTACGTCGTCTCCGCCGGGCGCGCCGTCCCGGTGCCCTACAACGGCTCGGTGGCCCGGCTCAACTTCGGGCTGCTGTCCGCCGCCCGGGTGCGCCGCTGGCTCGCCGACGGCGACTTCGAGGTCCTGCACATCCACGAGCCCGCCGCCCCCTCGCTCGCCCTGCTGGCGTGCTGGGCGGCCCGGGGCCCGATCGTCGGCACGTTCCACACCTCCAACCCGCGCTCGCGGGCGATGATCGCCGCCTACCCGATACTCCAGCCGGCGCTGGAGAAGATCAGCGCCCGCATCGCCGTCAGCGAGTACGCGCGGCGCACCCTCGTGGAGCACCTCGGCGGGGACGCCGTCGTCATCCCCAACGGCGTCGACGTCGGGTTCTTCGCCGACGCGGAGCCCAAGCCGGAGTGGCAGGGCGACACGATCGGCTTCATCGGCCGCATCGACGAGCCGCGCAAGGGGCTGCCGGTGCTGATGCGCGCCCTGCCCGCCGTCCTGGCGGCGCGCCCGCAGGCCCGGCTGCTCGTCGCCGGGCGCGGCGACGAGAAGGAGGCCGTCGCCTCGCTGCCGGTGGCGATGCGTGAGCGGGTGGAGTTCCTCGGCATGGTCAGCGACGAGGACAAGGCGCGCCTGCTGCGCAGCGTCGACGTCTACGTCGCCCCCAACACCGGTGGGGAGAGCTTCGGCATCATCCTGGTCGAGGCGATGTCCGCCGGGGCCCCGGTGCTCGCCAGCGACCTGGACGCGTTCGTGCAGGTGCTGGACGGCGGCCGGGCCGGTGAGGTCTTCGCGAACGAGGACGCGGACGCCCTGGCGGCGGCGGCCGTGCGGCTCCTGGCCGACCCCCTGCGGCGCAAGCACCTGACCGAGCGGGCGGGCCGGCACGTGCGCCGCTTCGACTGGTCCACGGTCGGGTCGGACATCCTGGCCGTCTACGAGACCGTGACCGAGGGCGCCGGCGCCGTCGCGGCCGACGACCGGTCCCGCACCTTCCGGCTGCGCGGCTGA
- a CDS encoding phosphatidylinositol mannoside acyltransferase yields MRERLADGLYGLGWTAVKRLPEGVAVRLGRRVADTAWKRRGQGVRQLEANLARVVPDASPERLAELSRAGMRSYLRYWMESFRLPAWSRERIAAGVTIEDVHRLTEPQERGQGVVLALPHLGNWDLAGAYATTHLGMRLTTVAERLKPESLYDRFVAYRESLGMEVLPHDGGTPFGVLARRLRAGGVVALVADRDLSASGVEVTFFGERTRMPAGPALLAQQTGALLLPVSLWFDDTPVLRCRVHPAIRVPESGTRKERAAVMTQDLADAFAEGIAAHPEDWHMLQRLWLADLPPRDLPDGTGARPGTERR; encoded by the coding sequence ATGAGGGAACGACTCGCCGACGGGCTCTACGGACTCGGCTGGACGGCCGTCAAACGACTTCCGGAGGGCGTCGCCGTCCGGCTCGGGCGCCGCGTCGCGGACACCGCCTGGAAGCGGCGCGGGCAGGGCGTGCGGCAGCTGGAGGCGAACCTGGCGCGCGTGGTGCCGGACGCCTCCCCGGAGCGGCTGGCCGAGCTGTCCCGGGCCGGTATGCGCTCCTACCTGCGCTACTGGATGGAGTCCTTCCGGCTGCCGGCGTGGAGCCGGGAGCGCATCGCCGCCGGGGTGACGATCGAGGACGTGCACCGGCTGACGGAGCCCCAGGAGCGCGGCCAGGGCGTCGTGCTCGCCCTGCCGCACCTGGGCAACTGGGACCTCGCCGGCGCCTACGCCACCACCCACCTCGGGATGCGGCTGACGACCGTCGCCGAGCGGCTGAAGCCCGAGTCCCTCTACGACCGGTTCGTCGCCTACCGCGAGTCCCTCGGCATGGAGGTGCTGCCGCACGACGGCGGCACGCCCTTCGGCGTCCTCGCCCGGCGGCTGCGGGCGGGCGGCGTCGTCGCCCTCGTCGCCGACCGCGACCTGTCCGCGTCCGGTGTCGAGGTGACGTTCTTCGGCGAGCGGACCCGGATGCCCGCCGGGCCGGCCCTGCTCGCCCAGCAGACGGGCGCGCTCCTGCTGCCGGTCAGCCTGTGGTTCGACGACACCCCCGTGCTGCGCTGCCGGGTGCACCCCGCGATCAGGGTGCCGGAGAGCGGCACGCGCAAGGAGCGGGCCGCCGTGATGACCCAGGACCTCGCCGACGCCTTCGCCGAGGGCATCGCCGCCCACCCCGAGGACTGGCACATGCTGCAGCGGCTGTGGCTCGCCGACCTGCCCCCGCGCGACCTGCCCGACGGTACGGGCGCACGCCCGGGAACGGAGCGCCGGTGA
- the pdxS gene encoding pyridoxal 5'-phosphate synthase lyase subunit PdxS, protein MSSTSPSTSTGPETGTARVKRGMAEQLKGGVIMDVVTPEQAKIAEDAGAVAVMALERVPADIRKDGGVARMSDPDMIEGIIDAVSIPVMAKSRIGHFVEAQVLQALGVDYIDESEVLTPADEVNHSDKFAFTTPFVCGATNLGEALRRIAEGAAMVRSKGEAGTGNVVEAVRHMRQIKGEIARLKGLDNHELYAAAKELRAPYELVAEVAELGKLPVVLFSAGGVATPADAALMRQLGAEGVFVGSGIFKSGDPAKRAAAIVKATTFYDDPKIIADASRNLGEAMVGINCDTLPESERYAGRGW, encoded by the coding sequence GTGTCCAGCACGTCTCCCAGCACATCCACCGGCCCCGAGACCGGCACCGCGCGCGTCAAGCGCGGCATGGCCGAGCAGCTGAAGGGCGGCGTGATCATGGACGTGGTCACGCCCGAGCAGGCGAAGATCGCCGAGGACGCCGGTGCTGTCGCGGTCATGGCCCTGGAGCGTGTCCCCGCCGACATCCGCAAGGACGGCGGCGTGGCCCGCATGTCCGACCCGGACATGATCGAGGGCATCATCGACGCCGTCTCCATCCCGGTCATGGCGAAGTCGCGCATCGGCCACTTCGTGGAGGCCCAGGTCCTGCAGGCCCTCGGCGTCGACTACATCGACGAGTCCGAGGTCCTCACCCCGGCCGACGAGGTCAACCACAGCGACAAGTTCGCCTTCACCACGCCCTTCGTCTGCGGCGCCACCAACCTCGGTGAGGCCCTGCGTCGGATCGCCGAGGGCGCGGCCATGGTCCGCTCCAAGGGCGAGGCCGGCACCGGCAACGTCGTCGAGGCCGTGCGGCACATGCGCCAGATCAAGGGTGAGATCGCCCGGCTGAAGGGCCTGGACAACCACGAGCTGTACGCCGCCGCCAAGGAGCTGCGCGCGCCCTACGAGCTCGTCGCCGAGGTGGCGGAGCTGGGCAAGCTGCCCGTCGTGCTCTTCTCCGCCGGTGGTGTCGCCACCCCCGCCGACGCCGCGCTGATGCGCCAGCTCGGCGCCGAGGGCGTCTTCGTCGGCTCCGGCATCTTCAAGTCCGGCGACCCGGCCAAGCGCGCCGCCGCGATCGTGAAGGCCACCACCTTCTACGACGACCCGAAGATCATCGCCGACGCCTCCCGCAACCTGGGCGAGGCCATGGTCGGCATCAACTGCGACACCCTTCCCGAGTCGGAGCGCTACGCCGGCCGCGGCTGGTGA
- the pdxT gene encoding pyridoxal 5'-phosphate synthase glutaminase subunit PdxT, with translation MSNTLIGVLALQGDVREHLAALEGAGATACAVRRPEELAAVDGLVIPGGESTTISKLAGIFGLLEPLRERVRAGMPAYGSCAGMIMLADKILDPRSGQETVGGIDMIVRRNAFGRQNESFEAALEVTGIEGGPVQGVFIRAPWVESTGARVETLAAIDGHPVAVRQGNLLATSFHPELTGDHRVHELFTAMVRAER, from the coding sequence GTGAGCAACACCCTCATCGGTGTCCTGGCCCTCCAGGGCGACGTCCGTGAGCACCTCGCCGCGCTGGAGGGCGCGGGCGCGACGGCGTGCGCCGTTCGGCGCCCCGAGGAGCTCGCCGCCGTCGACGGCCTGGTCATACCCGGCGGCGAGTCCACCACCATCTCCAAGCTGGCCGGGATCTTCGGCCTGCTGGAGCCCCTGCGCGAGCGGGTCCGGGCGGGGATGCCCGCCTACGGCTCCTGCGCGGGCATGATCATGCTGGCGGACAAGATCCTCGATCCGCGCTCCGGCCAGGAGACCGTCGGCGGCATCGACATGATCGTCCGCCGGAACGCGTTCGGCCGGCAGAACGAGTCCTTCGAGGCCGCGCTGGAGGTGACGGGTATCGAGGGCGGTCCGGTGCAGGGCGTGTTCATCCGGGCGCCGTGGGTGGAGTCCACCGGTGCGCGGGTGGAGACGCTGGCCGCGATCGACGGGCACCCCGTCGCCGTCCGCCAGGGCAACCTGCTGGCCACCTCGTTCCACCCCGAACTGACCGGCGACCACCGGGTGCACGAGCTGTTCACCGCGATGGTGCGCGCCGAGCGTTGA